The genomic interval CTCATACCTCTAAGAAGCTATGCAACACCAACTTGTCCTATCGAATCCATCACTTCTGGAGTGATTCCTAAAGCGGAGTATCTTAAATTGGCTAATGATATTAAGAGTTACATGGATAGTAGTGGGAAGACTCCGGATTTTGCTTATGGAACCAGTTTGGGAACCTATCTTAGGTATGAGAATTTGGTTTATATGTATAGTATGATCATGGACTATTACAATACTAGTGGTAAAAAAGCTGATTTTGCAGTTATGAAACCATGGGTATTAATAATTTATAAATCACCTGCCGGGTTTGAACAATACACTGTAGCTACTACTAACTGCCAGTCCAATGATCCAAGTATTATAGCACTGGCCAGCAGCATTACTGCAGGAGCATCTTCACCATATGAAATGGCTTTACGCATCTTTAACTGGGTTAGGGATAATATTAACTACGAGTTTTATTATAACACCCAGAAAGGTGCACTAGGCACTTTGAGCACAGGTGGAGGAAACTGTGTCGACACCACTCATTTGTTGATTGCCTTGGAAAGAGCTGTAGGAATACCTGCCAGATACGTCCATGGGTACTGTCAATTCAGTAGTGGTAGTTGGTACGGGCATGTATGGGCAGATATTTATGTAAATGGTATGTGGGTAGCTGCAGATGCAACTAGCTCCCGGAATAGCTTTGGATCCATAAATAATTGGAACACAGGAACATTCACATTAAAGGGTTACTACACCAGCCTACCATTCTGAGAGTCATACAATGAGAGAAAAAAATAGTATAAGAATCGACTAGTTTCATGGTGCTATCGACATTTAAGGCCGTTATAATTGTTGGAACATTTGCTCTAGCAGCATTGGAGTTTCAAAGGAAGTATTATCACAAGCTAAACTAAATTTCCAATTTAAGCAGTTCCAATAAAGTTATAGTAACGCAAATAATAAATAAAGGATTAAAGGAAGTGTTAAAATTAAAATATCTCCCTCAGAAGCCCAAAAAATTGCAGAAACTTATGTAAAAGAACCAGGAGCTAAGGTAGGAATACCTCAACTGGATGAAGTAAATGGTCAGATGATGTATATTGTTCCCATTGAAATCAATGGAAGTCCTGTAGGGGAAATAACCATCAATGCAGTTACTGGTGAAAACATGGGTGGTGCGGGAGGAGCACCTTGAAACTGGTAGATTTCCTATCATTTTTTTTAAATAAATTCATTTTTTTAATCTATCAATCATCCTCTTAAATTATTTCTTTTTTTTAATTAGGACTATCCATTGCTTTCATGTTAACTATGATCTGATTAAACTCTTTAATCAGGTTTAAACCGGGTTTTCATGCGAGCAACCCTCAAAGCCAGAGCCATAGTTAACAACATGGTGGGCATCCCCTGGGAACGGGGTACCAGAGAAAGATCAGCCACCTAAAAACCTTCAGGAAGCCATGAAGGCCTCATATTTATTACATCTTCTTTTTTAAGGGGCACAGTACCGCCCAAGTGACCGGCGTTATACATACCCTGTATGAATGGTCCTGAAACACCTGCTCCTTCCATTATCTCTTGACCCTGAATCAGGGCCTCATCCATATGTTCTCGATCATGCAGGGTCAGAGCTTTTTCCACTTTTCCATTGGCTAAAACTGTACCACTTTCAGTATCTGCCAGTTTCACCATGATGCCCACTCGGTTCTCTAGAGATACCTTTCTCCAGGGCTGGTGGAAGAGGTGGGAAAATATGTCCAGATACGGGGAGAGTATATGACCTTCATGGGTGGTGTACCATAACATGGGTGGTTCTTCCAGTTGCCGGGCACCTGGGGAAACAGCACCCAGGTTGAGTAGAATATCAGCCCATAAACGATCTTCAGCTTGTAATCCTGAATTTTTCAGAATTTGAGCAGTTCCTATTCCTCCAGCAGCTAAAACAACCATATCGGCTTTTAGAGTTTTCAATCCTCTTGATTGAATCTGAACACCAGTTACCTTTCCCTTTTCAACTAACACCTTTTCCACATAAGAACTGGTTTCCAATTTCGCCCCATTATGCACAGCCTGTCTTAAGAATCTTCGGGAGTCCCAACGAGCCCCAGTTTTACAACCAGGTTCACAAAGTCCACAGGATACACATGTTTTCGGTTTCAGCTTTGGGGGTTGGTTGGGGGTTTAAATCCAAATCTTGGGCAATTGGAACATGGCACTGGTCAGGAGCCTCTACCTATCCTGTGGAAATGGTTGTGGACGAATTTCATCCTCCAGTTCCTGAAATTCAGGGTTTAAGTCCAATCATATCTCCTTTAATCCATGGTCGGTTCTAATCAGGTTTTCGCAGGATAAGATGATATTAAAATATTTGATTTGCTGATTTTTTATATGAGTTTGAATTCTCCATTTTTGAATCTTTTAAGGATTGAAAGTTCATCCCAATCATACCATGCTCTTTTCAACCGCCTCACTGTACTGATTTGGTTTTGAGCCCTTACCATGGCTATGATTTTAATTCCGGGTTGGTGAATTAACTGGCGAGCTATCTGGGTTCCTAAAAATCCATTTGCACCAGTTATCAGCACTCTATTGGCCATATATCTCTCCAGTTACCTAAATCTCATTAGATTCTGTATAGTTATTATATGGATGCATTTATTTTGCCATCATTCATTAGGTAATGGATTAATCTAACCGATCCATTCATATTATTAGTCCTTGATTCATCTTTCATCATCCACATCAGTTTTCATTTTCAGCGTCCCTTCCGTGAGGAACTTCTGAAGCAGGATGGGGTTTTCATGAGATATAGGTTGAGCTGTGTATGTAAGCCGTTTTTTAGATGATCTTTCTCTAAATCAGGATTAGCTAATAGCAAATCTATCTTCTCCCCAACAACTTCCCATAAATTAGGGGTATTGTGGCTTAAAAAGTAGTCAGCATACAAGTTGAGATCATGATAGAATGATGAAAGTCGCGGATCATGACCCACTGCTATCTGCGGAACACAAGATCTAAGGGATAACACTGCGGAATGATAACGGGAAGTAACCAGCAAATCCAGTTCACAAAGTATGCAGGTCATCTGGGATGCATTATAATCTCTAGAGGAGATTAAATGGCATTTATCTTTATTTTTTATTTTTTAAAAGTATATCTTCAGCCAGAGGCTGGTCCAACTCTTCCATGCAGATGAGGGCGACGTTCTTCTGGTGTTTTTCTATTATGTGGTCTGCAGTTTTCACCCATCCTTCAATCAGCTTTTCGCGTGCTTCTAGCCGATTTTTAGAACGGGAAAAATAATATGGCCACTTATAAATGTCTTTCACGACCCCAGGGTCTTATCACCACGGGCCACAGGGAGAAATCTACCACTGCCAGACCTAGAACACCATCTCTTGATTCTGGCCAGATTTTTCCCAGGAAATCATTGTCTTCAGGTTCTTCCTGAAAGGTGAAGGCACAGTCAGCAGGTCCTGATAGGGGCGGTTACTCCAATTTCTCTGAGTTTTTTTGCTGCATAACTGGTGCGGGTTATTATGAGATCAGTTTTGATGGCTTCTCTTTTCACCAGCCAACTGTTAAAACTGGATAACTCCCCAGCATCTACTGCATAAGCAACACATGGCTTTTTTTGTCTATGGGCGCTTTTGGTTGCCCAGAGAAATGCCCAGAGAAGTGCTGAAGTCCAGGTGTCCATGTAACAGCTTCCCTCCACCAGCAGAAACAAGTCATGTTCAGCAACCAGTTTATAAATTGAAAAGAAGAATATGGAGGGAATGGGAGCAATATGTATTTTTTCATCTTCAGAAAGGTAACGGCGCAGGTTCTCCTCATTCAAAGTGGGAACTGTGATCTCAGTTTCAGGACCCAGCACTCCCCGAACATCTTCTATTATGGAGAGTAATCTGGCTTCGGATCCGGTGTTGTTGGCACCGTTGTATCCCACCAGCAGCACCTTGTGGTGGGAGTTTTTATTTACAGTCATAGTATAATGGTCAAGTAAGGTGCACTGATATATTCCAGATTTTATAAAAAATCTCTGGAAATTTTAAAAGATCAGCATTTCTAAAGAAAAAACCTTAAAAATTTTTTTAAACAATTTTCATTCTCAAAAACACATTTCGAGGGTTTTTTTTATTGGTTTTTTTCATCACCAGGACCCATATCTCGCATAATGAAAAAAACCAGCTTCAATAAAATGCTGGTTAAGATTTTGGTAGGGATACCTATCTTAGCTAGGATATAGTACTCTTTTTCCTGGTAGAAATGGTAATCAGCAGGCATATACTCTTTAACATTCTCAGACATGGTTTGAAAAATGCGGAAACTCAGGTAATTTTTTACTCCAACCTTCAAACCATCAAATTTTTCTTTTTCAATGTTTTTAAGGGATTTATCAAATTTTTTAGCTGATTTTTCCAGTGCAATGGTGTTTTTTTCCTTCAAGCTGGTGGTGGGTGGCCAGGGTGCAGTTACCATACTACATTTACCAGCAACCTGGTATCCCCATGCTTCCGTAATCATATCCATATATTTTAGGGTTTCTTTTGCCCCCATACCTCCTGTGGTGCAGACAACGAGAGCCTTCTTACCATGGTAGGCTGGGCGGTGGCAGAGGTAGGCCATCCGGTCAATGAAGTTCTTCAGAAGGGCGGATATATTCATCACATACACCGGGGAGACCATTACCAGTCCATCAGCCTCCTCCATCTTATCTTGAATCAATTGGAGGTCATCCTTAAGGGGGCAGAACTCAATTCCCCTGGACACGCAGTTGAAACAGCCTTTACATGCCTCTAGATGGGCATCTTGAAGGAACAGGTATTCGAATTGATAATGACCTTTCTTTTTCATTTCATCTTCCAATTTTTTAGCAGCCTGATAACTGTTACCCTTTTTGCGGGGACTTCCAATGATTGTTAATATTTTCAACAGCATCACATCCATATCATTAATCTGATTAAATATCTGTTAAGGTGTAGTATTTTTATTTATCAAAGTTTAATCATCAAATTCTAATCGCATTTAAAATGTAATTCTGTATGGTTTTTCATCCGGTCCAGAGGCAGTTCCATGAATGAGTCAAAGTCCTCATTGTATTTCAAGACGAAGTATTCAAAGAAGAGGAATATGGTAAATGAGAAGTATTCATAGGCCAGTGTTCGAGGGTTTACAGGTTTAATCATTTTTTTATCAATCATCATCTGGAATTTAGATTCCCAGACGTTAATAGGTTCTTCTAAAAGTTCATTTTTGAAAAAATCCCTTAATTTTTTGGTGACAGGTTTCAAAAGAAACCAGAAATCATATTTTTT from Methanobacteriaceae archaeon carries:
- a CDS encoding PepSY domain-containing protein, whose product is MKGSVKIKISPSEAQKIAETYVKEPGAKVGIPQLDEVNGQMMYIVPIEINGSPVGEITINAVTGENMGGAGGAP
- a CDS encoding SDR family oxidoreductase, whose product is MANRVLITGANGFLGTQIARQLIHQPGIKIIAMVRAQNQISTVRRLKRAWYDWDELSILKRFKNGEFKLI
- a CDS encoding NAD(P)H-dependent oxidoreductase, translated to MKILTIIGSPRKKGNSYQAAKKLEDEMKKKGHYQFEYLFLQDAHLEACKGCFNCVSRGIEFCPLKDDLQLIQDKMEEADGLVMVSPVYVMNISALLKNFIDRMAYLCHRPAYHGKKALVVCTTGGMGAKETLKYMDMITEAWGYQVAGKCSMVTAPWPPTTSLKEKNTIALEKSAKKFDKSLKNIEKEKFDGLKVGVKNYLSFRIFQTMSENVKEYMPADYHFYQEKEYYILAKIGIPTKILTSILLKLVFFIMRDMGPGDEKNQ